DNA from Geminocystis sp. M7585_C2015_104:
CTGGAGAATACCCAGATTGTAATGGCTGGGAATATGATTAGGATTTAAGTCTAATGCCTTCTTATAGTATTCCATTGCCTTTTGATGCTGACCTAACTTCTGATAAATCACCCCTAGATTGTAATAAGCGGAACAAAAATTGGGATTTAATTTGATAACATTTAAGTAGTCCTCAATAGCACTATATTTATCTCCTAGGCGATAATAAACCCCGGCGCGATTATAAAAGGACTGAAAGAAACTATTGTCTATCTGAATGGCAATGGTATAATCCTCCAGAGACTGGTTTAAGTTGTTGAGTTTAGCATTAATAAAACCCCTGTAAAAGTAGGCAAAAAAATTTATGCCCGTCAGAGCAATCTCCCTGTTAAAACATTCTAGGGCATCCTTGTATTTTCCCGATTGAAGATAAATCACTCCCAACAAGTGATAGGTAAGATGGTGGGAAGGATTCAAATCTAGGCTTCTTAAACAATCACGAGTTGCCAGAAAAAAATTCCCCAATTTGTAATAACACAGCGCCCTAAAAAAGAAAAACTTGTAACCCTGCACCTTGCCATTAAAAAAATCGTCCAATTCTCGACCTTCCAGCAGGCTGTTTATCATAATAATAGCGTTGCTGTATTCGCCTCGCTTTATAAAAAGACTTAAATCTTCAAGATGGTATTTTTCTTCCCGGACAACATCACTCAAACAATAAGAGAAACCCCCCATGTAAAATAGCTCCTCTAGCCGTAAACTCAATTGAGATGCCTGTTTATCATGGCGCCACAGGAAATGCCATCTGTTGGTCAAAATTTTCCTAGGCAAGAATCCTAAGAATGTCAAGGAACAAT
Protein-coding regions in this window:
- a CDS encoding tetratricopeptide repeat protein, translating into MNCFSLLQQQQQDFCLRLQRGNLLHKDNNFSGVFGEVVTFKSDFIRTAIHDSHLDTAKIVDKFNCHSDYEKVFTVLFYQRLIVAAVLSCFSDLLLPDFRPHSPADFQRVDVLINRFVLKQNHKIRVYVKTFPGYNYNNPLAVYQDESEQNHIFIFCSITKNSSEKPEHCSLTFLGFLPRKILTNRWHFLWRHDKQASQLSLRLEELFYMGGFSYCLSDVVREEKYHLEDLSLFIKRGEYSNAIIMINSLLEGRELDDFFNGKVQGYKFFFFRALCYYKLGNFFLATRDCLRSLDLNPSHHLTYHLLGVIYLQSGKYKDALECFNREIALTGINFFAYFYRGFINAKLNNLNQSLEDYTIAIQIDNSFFQSFYNRAGVYYRLGDKYSAIEDYLNVIKLNPNFCSAYYNLGVIYQKLGQHQKAMEYYKKALDLNPNHIPSHYNLGILQADLGLYKQCLATYETILKINPNFWPAFYNKKYLEFLLSKEGNILETIGPSLDQEGNADTAKLIKIIEGKLGE